Proteins from a genomic interval of Salvelinus alpinus chromosome 7, SLU_Salpinus.1, whole genome shotgun sequence:
- the LOC139580880 gene encoding protein phosphatase 1B-like isoform X1 — protein sequence MGAFLDKPKTEKHTAHGEGNGLHYGLSSMQGWRVEMEDAHTAMVGLPHGLTDWSFFAVYDGHAGSRVANYCSAHLLEHILSGGAEFTPGTGSVEGVKDGIRTGFLKIDEYMRSFTDLRQGLDRSGSTAVGVLLSPFHLYFINCGDSRAVLSRDGRVGFSTQDHKPCNPREKERIQNAGGSVMIQRVNGSLAVSRALGDYDYKCVDGKGPTEQLVSPEPEVCVLERAAEGDEFVVLACDGIWDVMSNEELCEFVRSRLQVFDDLERVCTAVVDTCLHKGSRDNMSVVLVTLPGAPKVSEEALKREEDLDKYLETRVEDLLGGCGEEGVPDLVSVLRNIASENIPNLPPGGGLACKRSVIEAVYSRLNPQREEEGACAGGGGEEESEEGGGSSTATNLLEALRQFRLHHRGQYRSVLEEALAVYRLPGENTADTGEESSSFTADDLPDSPRPSPPSPPPSPVVIETPSSPEAEKRKATPSPDIDQQPPPAADIDQSEPPAVDTDQPEPPAADLVPLYPPAAELRQPDPPPS from the exons ATGGGGGCGTTCCTGGACAAGCCTAAGACAGAGAAGCATACGGCCCATGGTGAGGGCAATGGGCTGCATTACGGCCTGAGCTCCATGCAGGGCTGGCGGGTAGAGATGGAGGATGCCCACACCGCCATGGTGGGCCTGCCCCACGGCCTCACCGACTGGTCCTTCTTCGCCGTCTACGACGGGCATGCCGGCTCTCGCGTTGCCAACTACTGCTCCGCCCACCTACTGGAGCACATCCTATCAGGGGGGGCGGAGTTCACCCCGGGTACTGGCTCAGTGGAAGGTGTAAAGGATGGGATCCGCACGGGCTTCCTGAAGATCGACGAATACATGCGCAGCTTCACGGACCTGCGACAAGGGCTGGACCGCAGCGGCTCCACGGCGGTGGGTGTGCTGCTAAGCCCCTTCCACCTCTACTTCATAAACTGTGGCGACTCCCGGGCCGTGCTGAGCCGAGATGGACGAGTTGGATTCTCTACACAG GACCATAAGCCGTGCAACCCCAGAGAGAAGGAGCGTATCCAGAACGCAGGGGGGTCAGTGATGATCCAGCGGGTCAACGGTTCCCTGGCCGTGTCCAGAGCCCTGGGGGACTATGACTACAAGTGTGTGGATGGGAAGGGTCCCACAGAACAACTGGTCAGCCCAGagccagag gtgtgtgtgttggagcGTGCTGCGGAGGGGGATGAGTTTGTGGTGCTGGCGTGCGACGGGATCTGGGACGTGATGTCCAACGAGGAGCTGTGCGAGTTCGTCAGGTCCCGGCTACAAGTGTTTGACGACCTGGAAAGAGTCTGTACTGCCGTGGTGGACACCTGTCTGCACAAG GGCAGCAGAGATAACATGAGTGTGGTGTTGGTGACTTTACCGGGAGCTCCCAAGGTGTCTGAGGAAGCcctgaagagagaggaggacctGGACAAATACCTGGAGACACGTGTAgagg attTGCTGGGTGGCTGTGGAGAGGAGGGGGTTCCTGACCTGGTGTCTGTTCTGAGGAACATCGCCTCTGAGAACATCCCCAACCTTCCGCCTGGAGGAGGCCTGGCCTGCAA gCGCAGTGTGATCGAGGCGGTGTACAGCAGGCTGAACCCACAAAGAGAAGAGGAAGGG GCCTGTgctggaggtggaggagaggaggagagtgaggagggaggaggcagCAGTACGGCGACCAACCTCTTGGAGGCGCTGCGTCAGTTCCGCCTGCACCACCGGGGGCAGTATCGCTCGGTGCTGGAGGAAGCCCTGGCAGTCTACCGTCTGCCTGGGGAGAATACAGCTGACACGGGGGAGGAATCCTCCTCCTTTACCGCTGACGACCTCCCTGATTCCCCCCGgccctcacccccctctccccctccctcacccgTCGTCATCGAGACGCCCTCATCCCCGGAAGCAGAGAAACGCAAAGCCACGCCCTCTCCAGACATCGACCAACAACCACCTCCGGCTGCAGACATCGACCAATCAGAACCTCCAGCGGTAGACACTGACCAACCTGAACCTCCGGCGGCAGACCTCGTCCCACTATATCCTCCAGCTGCTGAGCTTCGCCAACCAGATCCTCCCCCCTCCTAA
- the LOC139580880 gene encoding protein phosphatase 1B-like isoform X2: protein MGAFLDKPKTEKHTAHGEGNGLHYGLSSMQGWRVEMEDAHTAMVGLPHGLTDWSFFAVYDGHAGSRVANYCSAHLLEHILSGGAEFTPGTGSVEGVKDGIRTGFLKIDEYMRSFTDLRQGLDRSGSTAVGVLLSPFHLYFINCGDSRAVLSRDGRVGFSTQDHKPCNPREKERIQNAGGSVMIQRVNGSLAVSRALGDYDYKCVDGKGPTEQLVSPEPEVCVLERAAEGDEFVVLACDGIWDVMSNEELCEFVRSRLQVFDDLERVCTAVVDTCLHKGSRDNMSVVLVTLPGAPKVSEEALKREEDLDKYLETRVEDLLGGCGEEGVPDLVSVLRNIASENIPNLPPGGGLACKRSVIEAVYSRLNPQREEEGCDLEDPW from the exons ATGGGGGCGTTCCTGGACAAGCCTAAGACAGAGAAGCATACGGCCCATGGTGAGGGCAATGGGCTGCATTACGGCCTGAGCTCCATGCAGGGCTGGCGGGTAGAGATGGAGGATGCCCACACCGCCATGGTGGGCCTGCCCCACGGCCTCACCGACTGGTCCTTCTTCGCCGTCTACGACGGGCATGCCGGCTCTCGCGTTGCCAACTACTGCTCCGCCCACCTACTGGAGCACATCCTATCAGGGGGGGCGGAGTTCACCCCGGGTACTGGCTCAGTGGAAGGTGTAAAGGATGGGATCCGCACGGGCTTCCTGAAGATCGACGAATACATGCGCAGCTTCACGGACCTGCGACAAGGGCTGGACCGCAGCGGCTCCACGGCGGTGGGTGTGCTGCTAAGCCCCTTCCACCTCTACTTCATAAACTGTGGCGACTCCCGGGCCGTGCTGAGCCGAGATGGACGAGTTGGATTCTCTACACAG GACCATAAGCCGTGCAACCCCAGAGAGAAGGAGCGTATCCAGAACGCAGGGGGGTCAGTGATGATCCAGCGGGTCAACGGTTCCCTGGCCGTGTCCAGAGCCCTGGGGGACTATGACTACAAGTGTGTGGATGGGAAGGGTCCCACAGAACAACTGGTCAGCCCAGagccagag gtgtgtgtgttggagcGTGCTGCGGAGGGGGATGAGTTTGTGGTGCTGGCGTGCGACGGGATCTGGGACGTGATGTCCAACGAGGAGCTGTGCGAGTTCGTCAGGTCCCGGCTACAAGTGTTTGACGACCTGGAAAGAGTCTGTACTGCCGTGGTGGACACCTGTCTGCACAAG GGCAGCAGAGATAACATGAGTGTGGTGTTGGTGACTTTACCGGGAGCTCCCAAGGTGTCTGAGGAAGCcctgaagagagaggaggacctGGACAAATACCTGGAGACACGTGTAgagg attTGCTGGGTGGCTGTGGAGAGGAGGGGGTTCCTGACCTGGTGTCTGTTCTGAGGAACATCGCCTCTGAGAACATCCCCAACCTTCCGCCTGGAGGAGGCCTGGCCTGCAA gCGCAGTGTGATCGAGGCGGTGTACAGCAGGCTGAACCCACAAAGAGAAGAGGAAGGG